The following coding sequences lie in one Chionomys nivalis chromosome 8, mChiNiv1.1, whole genome shotgun sequence genomic window:
- the LOC130879887 gene encoding olfactory receptor 13A1-like — MIHPAAVGLLALQGSQSAAKNSGAQSQITMNNYTDVAEFVLQGVSGDPWFQASFLAFFSIFYIMAVTGNTLIFMAISLNPSLHTPMYFFLANLALMDIACTSTVLPKMLDGLVGKGSHISYKGCLTQIFFLSWVLGAELLLLTAMAYDRYVAICRPLHYSMLMSRPVCVLLAASVWAISAINTSVHTGLLVRLHFCGPNQIRHFFCEIPALLLLSCSPTTLNKIMAVIADVYFGVINFLFTMISYSFIIASILRIRSAEGKRRAFSTCSAHLVVVTLYYSTIIYAYVQPGSGSSMENSKVAALLYTAVSPTLNPLIYSLRNKDVKVALRKVFPCVC, encoded by the exons ATGATTCACCCAGCTGCTGTGGGACTTCTGGCTTTGCAGGGAAGCCAATCTGCTGCTAAGAACTCAG GGGCTCAGTCTCAAATCACAATGAACAACTATACGGATGTGGCAGAGTTTGTCCTTCAGGGAGTCTCTGGAGATCCTTGGTTCCAGGCTTCTTTCTTGgcctttttctccattttctatatTATGGCTGTTACAGGAAACACCCTCATTTTCATGGCCATCAGCCTGAACCCAAGTCttcacacccccatgtacttcttccttgcAAACCTGGCTCTGATGGACATTGCCTGCACATCCACTGTTCTTCCCAAGATGTTGGATGGTCTGGTAGGGAAGGGCAGCCACATCTCTTACAAGGGATGCTTGACCCAGATTTTCTTTCTATCCTGGGTTCTGGGGGCTGAGCTGCTGCTGCTCACggccatggcctatgaccgctatgtggccatctgtcgCCCACTGCACTACAGCATGCTGATGAGTCGGCCCGTCTGTGTCCTGCTGGCGGCCAGTGTGTGGGCCATCAGTGCAATCAACACATCTGTGCACACTGGCCTGTTAGTACGACTTCATTTCTGCGGCCCCAACCAAATCCGCCACTTTTTTTgtgaaatcccagcactgctaCTGCTGTCTTGCAGCCCGACCACCCTCAACAAGATCATGGCTGTCATTGCAGATGTTTATTTTGGTGTGATCAACTTCCTGTTTACCATGATATCCTACAGCTTCATCATTGCCAGCATCCTACGCATCCGCTCTGCAGAGGGTAAGAGGCGTGCTTTCTCCACCTGCTCTGCCCATCTGGTGGTGGTCACCTTGTATTACTCCACTATCATATATGCCTATGTGCAGCCTGGATCCGGATCCTCCATGGAAAATAGCAAGGTGGCTGCCTTACTGTACACAGCAGTCAGCCCAACCCTGAATCCCCTCATTTACTCTCTGAGGAATAAGGATGTCAAAGTGGCCCTCAGAAAGGTGTTTCCCTGTGTCTGTTGA